The Streptomyces seoulensis genome contains a region encoding:
- a CDS encoding MFS transporter, which translates to MTSQTTIDKTGPEDGSPTDVSPPASAGLRGHPWFTLITVAVGVMMVALDGTIVAIANPAIAKDLHASFSDVQWITNAYFLALAVALITAGKLGDRFGHRQTFLIGVTGFALASGAIGLSDSIPMVVTFRVLQGLFGALLMPAALGLLRATFPAEKLNMAIGIWGMVIGASTAGGPILGGVLVQHVNWQSVFFINVPVGLLALLLGTLILLDHRAENAPRSFDLLGIALLSGAMFCLVWALIKAPAWGWGDGRTWGFIGASALLFVAFAWWETKVAEPLIPLTLFRSVPLSAGVVLMVLMAIAFMGGLFFVTFYLQNVHGLSPIDAGLHLLPLTGMMIVGSPLAGLAITKLGPRVPLAGGMTLTAVAMYGMSTLKADTGSATMSIWFALLGLGLAPVMVGATEVIVGNAPMALSGVAGGLQQAAMQIGGSLGTAVLGAVMASKVDNDLAGNWTGAGLPPLTPAQLDQASQAVQVGVAPVTKQMPPAIVAKVTDVAHDTFISGMSLASLVAAGVAAVAILVALLTRRGVNAEAGAGVGHI; encoded by the coding sequence ATGACTAGTCAGACCACCATCGACAAGACGGGACCGGAGGACGGGTCACCCACCGACGTGTCGCCGCCCGCCTCAGCGGGCCTGCGCGGCCATCCCTGGTTCACCCTGATCACCGTCGCCGTGGGCGTCATGATGGTGGCCCTCGACGGCACCATCGTGGCCATCGCCAACCCGGCCATCGCCAAGGACCTGCACGCGAGCTTCTCCGACGTGCAGTGGATCACCAACGCCTACTTCCTCGCCCTCGCGGTCGCCCTGATCACCGCGGGCAAGCTCGGCGACCGCTTCGGCCACCGGCAGACCTTCCTCATCGGCGTGACCGGCTTCGCGCTGGCCTCCGGCGCCATCGGCCTGTCCGACAGCATCCCGATGGTCGTCACCTTCCGGGTCCTCCAGGGCCTGTTCGGCGCGCTGCTGATGCCGGCCGCGCTCGGCCTGCTGCGGGCCACCTTCCCGGCCGAGAAGCTCAACATGGCGATCGGCATCTGGGGCATGGTCATCGGCGCCTCCACCGCCGGCGGCCCGATCCTCGGCGGTGTGCTGGTCCAGCACGTCAACTGGCAGTCGGTGTTCTTCATCAACGTGCCCGTCGGCCTGCTCGCCCTGCTGCTCGGCACGCTGATCCTGCTCGACCACCGCGCGGAGAACGCCCCGCGCTCCTTCGACCTGCTCGGCATCGCGCTGCTCTCCGGCGCCATGTTCTGCCTGGTCTGGGCGCTGATCAAGGCCCCGGCGTGGGGCTGGGGCGACGGCCGGACCTGGGGCTTCATCGGCGCCTCGGCGCTGCTCTTCGTGGCCTTCGCCTGGTGGGAGACGAAGGTCGCCGAACCGCTGATCCCGCTGACCCTGTTCCGCTCGGTCCCGCTGTCGGCGGGCGTGGTGCTGATGGTGCTCATGGCCATCGCCTTCATGGGCGGCCTGTTCTTCGTCACCTTCTACCTGCAGAACGTGCACGGGCTCAGCCCGATCGACGCCGGTCTGCACCTGCTCCCGCTCACCGGCATGATGATCGTCGGCTCCCCGCTGGCTGGCCTCGCCATCACCAAGCTGGGCCCGCGCGTCCCGCTCGCGGGCGGCATGACGCTCACCGCCGTCGCCATGTACGGCATGTCCACGCTCAAGGCGGACACCGGCAGCGCCACCATGTCGATCTGGTTCGCCCTGCTCGGCCTGGGTCTCGCCCCGGTCATGGTGGGCGCCACCGAGGTCATCGTCGGCAACGCCCCCATGGCGCTCTCCGGTGTGGCGGGCGGACTCCAGCAGGCGGCCATGCAGATCGGCGGCAGCCTCGGCACCGCCGTACTGGGCGCCGTGATGGCCTCCAAGGTCGACAACGACCTCGCGGGCAACTGGACCGGCGCGGGCCTGCCCCCGCTGACCCCCGCTCAGCTCGACCAGGCGTCCCAGGCCGTCCAGGTAGGTGTGGCCCCGGTGACGAAGCAGATGCCCCCGGCGATCGTCGCCAAGGTCACCGACGTCGCCCACGACACCTTCATCTCCGGCATGAGCCTCGCCTCCCTGGTGGCGGCGGGCGTGGCGGCGGTCGCCATCCTGGTGGCCCTCCTGACCCGCCGAGGCGTCAACGCGGAGGCGGGCGCGGGAGTGGGCCACATCTGA
- the aceE gene encoding pyruvate dehydrogenase (acetyl-transferring), homodimeric type, producing MASGSDRNPIIIGGLPSQVPDFDPEETQEWLDSLDAAVDERGRERARYLMLRLIERAREKRVAVPEMRSTDYVNTIPTKSEPFFPGNEEIERRILNATRWNAAVMVSRAQRPGIGVGGHIATFASSASLYDVGFNHFFRGKDGGDGGDQVFFQGHASPGIYARAYLLDRLTETQLDGFRQEKSKYPDGLSSYPHPRSMPDFWEFPTVSMGLGPLGAIYQARMNRYMEARGIADTSGSHVWAFLGDGEMDEPESLGQLSIAAREGLDNLTFVVNCNLQRLDGPVRGNGKIIQELESQFRGAGWNVIKLVWDRSWDPLLAQDRDGVLVNRMNTTPDGQYQTYATESGAYIRDHFFGDDHRLRAMVENMTDDQVLHLGRGGHDHRKIYAAFKAAKEHKGQPTVILAKTVKGWTLGPNFEGRNATHQMKKLTVDDLKGFRDRLHLPITDKELESGAPPYYHPGRDSEEMQYMHDRRKSLGGYVPTRVVRSKPLALPDEKAYASVKKGSGQQSIATTMAFVRLLKDLMRDKEIGKRFVLIAPDEYRTFGMDSFFPSAKIYNPLGQQYESVDRELLLAYKESPTGQMLHDGISEAGCTASLIAAGSAYATHGEPLIPVYVFYSMFGFQRTGDQFWQMADQLSRGFVLGATAGRTTLTGEGLQHADGHSQLLASTNPACVAYDPAYGYEIAHIVEDGLRRMYGGPDENPGHPHGEDVFYYLTVYNEPIQHPAEPAGVDVEGILKGVHRLSEGTDGSIPAQIMASGVAVPWALEAQRILADEWNVKADVWSATSWSELRREAVACEEHNLLHPEEEQRVPFVTRKLGEAEGPFVAVSDWMRSVPDQIARWVPGPYQSLGADGFGFADTRGAARRFFHIDAQSIVVAVLTELAKEGKVDRSALKQAIDRYQLLDVKAAAPGAAGGDA from the coding sequence GTGGCTTCCGGTTCCGATCGCAACCCGATCATCATTGGCGGCCTTCCGAGTCAGGTTCCTGACTTCGATCCCGAGGAAACGCAGGAGTGGCTCGACTCCCTCGACGCCGCCGTGGACGAGCGCGGCCGGGAGCGGGCCAGGTATCTCATGCTGCGGCTGATCGAGCGGGCCCGCGAGAAGCGCGTGGCCGTGCCCGAGATGCGCAGCACGGACTACGTCAACACGATCCCCACCAAGAGCGAGCCGTTCTTCCCCGGCAACGAGGAGATCGAGCGCCGCATCCTCAACGCGACCCGCTGGAACGCGGCCGTGATGGTCTCGCGCGCCCAGCGCCCCGGCATCGGCGTCGGCGGCCACATCGCCACGTTCGCCTCCTCGGCCTCCCTGTACGACGTGGGCTTCAACCACTTCTTCCGGGGCAAGGACGGCGGCGACGGCGGCGACCAGGTCTTCTTCCAGGGCCATGCCTCGCCGGGCATCTACGCCCGCGCGTATCTGCTCGACCGGCTCACCGAGACCCAGTTGGACGGCTTCCGGCAGGAGAAGTCGAAGTACCCGGACGGGCTGTCCAGCTACCCCCACCCGCGCTCGATGCCGGACTTCTGGGAGTTCCCGACCGTCTCCATGGGCCTCGGCCCGCTCGGCGCGATCTACCAGGCCCGGATGAACCGGTACATGGAGGCGCGCGGCATCGCCGACACCTCCGGCTCCCACGTGTGGGCGTTCCTCGGTGACGGCGAGATGGACGAGCCGGAGTCGCTGGGCCAGTTGTCCATCGCCGCCCGTGAGGGGCTGGACAACCTGACCTTCGTGGTCAACTGCAACCTCCAGCGGCTCGACGGCCCGGTGCGCGGCAACGGCAAGATCATCCAGGAGCTGGAATCGCAGTTCCGGGGCGCCGGCTGGAACGTGATCAAGCTGGTGTGGGACCGGAGCTGGGACCCGCTGCTGGCCCAGGACCGGGACGGCGTGCTGGTCAACCGGATGAACACCACCCCGGACGGCCAGTACCAGACGTACGCCACCGAGTCCGGCGCCTACATCCGGGACCACTTCTTCGGTGACGACCACCGGCTGCGCGCCATGGTCGAGAACATGACCGACGACCAGGTCCTGCACCTGGGCCGCGGCGGCCACGACCACCGCAAGATCTACGCGGCGTTCAAGGCGGCCAAGGAGCACAAGGGCCAGCCGACGGTCATCCTGGCCAAGACGGTCAAGGGCTGGACGCTGGGCCCCAACTTCGAGGGCCGCAACGCCACCCACCAGATGAAGAAGCTGACGGTCGACGACCTCAAGGGCTTCCGCGACCGGCTGCACCTGCCGATCACCGACAAGGAGCTGGAGTCCGGCGCACCGCCGTACTACCACCCCGGCCGGGACTCGGAGGAGATGCAGTACATGCACGACCGGCGCAAGTCGCTCGGGGGCTACGTCCCGACGCGCGTCGTGCGCTCGAAGCCGCTCGCCCTGCCCGACGAGAAGGCGTACGCGAGTGTGAAGAAGGGGTCTGGCCAGCAGTCCATCGCCACGACGATGGCGTTCGTGCGGCTGCTGAAGGACCTCATGCGGGACAAGGAGATCGGCAAGCGGTTCGTGCTGATCGCGCCGGACGAGTACCGCACGTTCGGCATGGACTCCTTCTTCCCGAGCGCGAAGATCTACAACCCGCTCGGCCAGCAGTACGAGTCGGTGGACCGGGAGCTGCTGCTCGCCTACAAGGAGTCCCCCACGGGCCAGATGCTGCACGACGGCATCTCCGAGGCGGGCTGCACGGCCTCGCTGATCGCGGCGGGCTCGGCCTACGCCACCCACGGCGAGCCGCTGATCCCGGTGTACGTCTTCTACTCGATGTTCGGTTTCCAGCGCACCGGAGACCAGTTCTGGCAGATGGCCGACCAGCTCTCGCGCGGATTCGTCCTGGGCGCGACCGCCGGCCGCACGACCCTGACCGGTGAGGGCCTCCAGCACGCGGACGGCCACTCCCAGCTCCTCGCCTCCACCAACCCGGCCTGCGTGGCCTACGACCCGGCGTACGGGTACGAGATCGCGCACATCGTGGAGGACGGGCTGCGCAGGATGTACGGCGGCCCCGACGAGAATCCCGGGCACCCGCACGGCGAGGACGTCTTCTACTACCTCACCGTCTACAACGAGCCCATCCAGCACCCGGCCGAGCCGGCCGGCGTGGACGTCGAGGGCATCCTCAAGGGCGTCCACCGGCTGAGCGAGGGCACGGACGGCTCGATCCCGGCGCAGATCATGGCGTCCGGTGTCGCGGTGCCGTGGGCGCTGGAGGCGCAGCGGATCCTCGCCGACGAGTGGAACGTCAAGGCCGACGTCTGGTCCGCGACCTCCTGGAGCGAGCTGCGCCGTGAGGCGGTGGCCTGCGAGGAGCACAACCTGCTGCACCCCGAGGAGGAGCAGCGGGTGCCGTTCGTGACGCGGAAGCTCGGCGAGGCCGAGGGGCCGTTCGTGGCGGTGTCCGACTGGATGCGGTCGGTGCCGGACCAGATCGCGCGCTGGGTGCCGGGGCCCTACCAGTCGTTGGGCGCGGACGGGTTCGGGTTCGCGGACACGCGCGGGGCGGCGCGGCGGTTCTTCCACATCGACGCGCAGTCGATCGTGGTGGCCGTGCTGACCGAGCTGGCCAAGGAGGGGAAGGTCGACCGGTCCGCGCTGAAGCAGGCCATCGACCGGTACCAGTTGCTGGACGTGAAGGCCGCCGCGCCCGGTGCGGCCGGAGGCGACGCGTAG
- a CDS encoding DUF3052 domain-containing protein, with translation MSATADHAEERTNPAARLGFQPGQVVQEIGYDEDVDQELREAIEEAVEGDLMDEEYDDVADAVVLWFRDDDGDLTDVLVDATTYIEEGGAILLLTPKTGRTGYVEPSDISEAATTAGLTASKSVSVGKDWSGSRLATPKAAKSGKR, from the coding sequence GTGAGCGCGACCGCGGACCACGCGGAGGAGCGGACGAACCCTGCCGCCAGGCTGGGGTTCCAGCCCGGACAGGTGGTCCAGGAGATCGGCTACGACGAGGACGTCGATCAGGAGCTCCGCGAGGCCATCGAGGAAGCCGTCGAAGGCGACCTGATGGACGAGGAATACGACGACGTGGCCGACGCCGTTGTGCTGTGGTTCCGTGATGACGACGGAGACCTCACCGATGTACTCGTGGATGCCACCACGTACATCGAAGAGGGCGGCGCCATCCTGCTTCTGACGCCGAAGACCGGCCGTACGGGGTACGTGGAGCCGAGCGACATCTCGGAGGCCGCAACCACCGCAGGGCTGACCGCTTCGAAGAGCGTCAGCGTCGGTAAGGACTGGAGCGGCTCGCGTCTGGCGACGCCGAAGGCCGCCAAGTCCGGCAAGCGCTAG